A portion of the Acidobacteriaceae bacterium genome contains these proteins:
- a CDS encoding phosphoserine transaminase, with the protein MNEQNVRPAKLPSSPNFSSGPCAKRPGWSLSALDDALVGRSHRSKPGKMKLEEVITLSREILGIPEDYRIGIVPGSDTGAIEMAMWSMLGERGVDVLAWESFGKEWVTDITKQLKLTDLNVYEAEYGELPNLAQVDTNRDVVFTWNGTTSGVRVPNGDWISASREGLTFCDATSAAFAMDLPWQLLDVTTWSWQKVLGGEGAHGMIVLSPRAAERLKTYKPSRPLPKIFRLAKGAELIEGIFSGETINTPSMLAVEDALDGLRWAKSIGGLPKLIARAEANLSAISTWLEKSTWAAFLASQPETTSCTSICLKIVDPEFVKLDTKQQAAFVKSLTGLLEKEGAAFDIASYRDAPLGLRVWGGATVETSDINDLLQWLDYAFATAKTSLA; encoded by the coding sequence GTGAACGAGCAAAACGTACGGCCCGCAAAACTCCCCTCCAGCCCGAACTTCTCTTCTGGCCCGTGTGCAAAGCGACCAGGCTGGTCTCTCTCTGCTTTGGATGACGCACTTGTTGGCCGCTCGCATCGCTCGAAGCCCGGAAAGATGAAGCTGGAAGAGGTCATCACTCTTTCGCGCGAGATCCTCGGCATCCCCGAGGACTACCGCATCGGCATCGTTCCCGGATCAGACACAGGCGCCATCGAAATGGCTATGTGGTCGATGCTCGGAGAGCGCGGAGTCGACGTGCTGGCATGGGAAAGCTTTGGCAAAGAGTGGGTGACAGACATCACCAAGCAACTCAAGCTGACAGACCTCAACGTCTACGAAGCAGAGTACGGAGAGCTCCCAAACCTCGCGCAGGTCGACACGAACCGCGACGTCGTCTTCACGTGGAACGGAACCACCTCAGGCGTGCGCGTACCGAACGGCGATTGGATCTCTGCCTCGCGCGAAGGCCTCACCTTCTGTGACGCGACCTCTGCCGCCTTTGCGATGGATCTTCCGTGGCAGCTGCTGGATGTCACGACCTGGTCCTGGCAGAAGGTGCTCGGCGGTGAAGGCGCCCACGGCATGATCGTTCTAAGCCCACGCGCTGCCGAACGCCTGAAGACCTACAAGCCCTCGCGCCCGCTCCCGAAGATCTTCCGCCTGGCCAAGGGTGCCGAGCTGATCGAAGGAATCTTCAGCGGCGAAACGATCAACACGCCATCGATGCTCGCAGTAGAGGATGCACTCGACGGACTACGCTGGGCAAAATCCATCGGCGGCCTCCCGAAGCTGATCGCACGCGCAGAAGCCAACCTCTCAGCAATTTCGACGTGGTTGGAGAAGAGCACCTGGGCAGCCTTCCTTGCCTCGCAGCCAGAGACAACTTCCTGCACCTCGATCTGCCTCAAAATTGTCGATCCTGAGTTCGTGAAGCTAGACACCAAGCAGCAGGCGGCCTTCGTAAAGTCATTGACGGGGCTGCTCGAAAAAGAAGGCGCGGCATTCGATATCGCCTCCTACCGCGACGCTCCTCTGGGTCTTCGCGTCTGGGGCGGAGCCACCGTGGAGACCAGCGACATCAACGATCTCCTGCAGTGGCTTGACTACGCATTCGCAACCGCAAAAACCAGCCTGGCCTAA